Within the Gaiellales bacterium genome, the region CGCGGATCGAGGCGGCGGCCACGCGCCGCACGCGCGAGCGTCGTGCATGGGAGCGGCACGCGCAGGAGGTCGGCGGCGAGCTGCGCCGGCTCGTGGCCGCGACGCTCGACGCCATGCGCGCCGAGCCGTACTGACGCGCAACCGCCGGGCCGCCTGCCAATCTGCCGCTTATCCGGCGTTCCTACGCTGACACCATCTCGACCGCCGTGCCCGCATGAGCCAGTCCGCCCGCAAGCGCCCCACGCGCGCCACGCCGCCGCCGCCCGCGAAGCCGGCCGCGAACCGCGTGCTCTGGATCGTCAACGGCGTGCTGCTGGTCGTGGTGATCGTGATCGCAGGCGTGCTCGTCGCCCGTTCGCAGTCCGGCGCGCCCGCGCCCAAGGCCGCCAAGCACCAGGCGTCCGTCGACGCCAACGCGCCGGCCGCGCTCGTCCAGGCCGCTGACGCGATCGGCTTTCACACCAGCAGCGAGCCGGGCGTCGGCCTGCGTGAGAACGGCGCCGCGAGCGACGGCACCGTGCAGAGCGATCCCACGCTCCTGCAGCCGGGCACGCGGGCACCCGCCTTCACGCTGAAGGCGCCGCAGGGTCAGACCGTCAGCCTCTCGGACTACCGCGGCAAGGCCGTCCTGCTCGAGCTGTTCGCGACCTGGTGCCCGCACTGCCAGGCCGAGGCGCCGCACCTCGCGAGGCTGGCACGGGCGCTCGCGCCGAAGGGTGTCCAGTTCATCTCGGTGAACGGCGACTCCGAGGACGCCGCCAGCGTGTTCGCATTCCACCGCTACTTCGCGTCGCCCTACCCGGCGCTGCTCGACTATCAGGGTGCGCCCGGCGGGTCGTTCTCGCGGCTCGGCCCGGCGGGGCCGGTCTCGAAGGCGTACCGGCTGCAGAGCTTCCCGACCTTCTACGTGATCAAGCCGGACGGCACGATCGCATGGGGTGCCCAGGGTGAGCAGCCCGACGCGCTGCTCAAGCAGAAGCTGCTCACCGTCGCCCCGTAGCGGCGGCCGGTGAAAAAAAAGTGCCAGGCACCTTTTTTTCACCCAGCGCCCGGCCTACCGTCAGGCG harbors:
- a CDS encoding TlpA disulfide reductase family protein, which codes for MSQSARKRPTRATPPPPAKPAANRVLWIVNGVLLVVVIVIAGVLVARSQSGAPAPKAAKHQASVDANAPAALVQAADAIGFHTSSEPGVGLRENGAASDGTVQSDPTLLQPGTRAPAFTLKAPQGQTVSLSDYRGKAVLLELFATWCPHCQAEAPHLARLARALAPKGVQFISVNGDSEDAASVFAFHRYFASPYPALLDYQGAPGGSFSRLGPAGPVSKAYRLQSFPTFYVIKPDGTIAWGAQGEQPDALLKQKLLTVAP